GCTTGAATATGTTTGAAATagtttataaataaatatatatatgtacaTATTGTTGAAATAACAGACACCTAAACAAAAGAGATTTTTAGAAAGCCAGTTGTCTTTGGGATACTGCCTTACTAAAATAAGCAAAATACACTGTAGTTAATGAAATGCTTCTTGCCTTAATtccaaaattaatttggCGATTAACAGAATTTGGAACATCCCCTATCACCTCAATATTGCTTGGAATTCTGCTTCGCTAGAAATGAAACATAACATGATACCTAATTCACAGTTTAGAAGATCCGTCGTAAGAAATTCTcgtaaatatatatacatcATTCCAGGTCGAACTTCCaatatcttcattttttgttaaaagaTCATGGtcatattattttcattcttcAATAGCTATGGTTTTTTTCATGTTATTTGCGTAAGTAAACCAAATATAAGCAGTCGTCAAAtattaagaaaacaaaatcttCAGAAACCTTTTTAGTCCCAAACTTTTAGattctttcattctttCCTATGTTAATTTCTAGCTGAGCACTTTCAAGTTCAATCCATGGTTATAACTCTGTAGTCGGCTGTAACTTttgatcaaaaatttttaatactaTACCCTTATCTATAGTCGTTAAagaatttcttaaaaaatatacgAATTCTTTCAACACTTTTTACAATTGaataacaattttttatattcataCTGCAATTTCATATGCAGGTAGCAATGTTACCTAAATTTTGGCTGCTTCTCAATACCATACACAAGTCCCTAATCATTTTAACCTTTCACCAAACTTCTGAAAATGGCCACTACTGTGAAAGATACTATGAATGTTGACATTAATGCTATTAAAAAGGGGTATGATTGCGggaaattgattttgaaagttcTGACTTTGTAGAGAAATTCGTATGGGTACCACCATCACGGCGCTCCGTTATAAAGATGGCGTTATACTTGCTGCAGATTCTCGAACAACTATGGGTGTGTATTGGAATATCAGAACTTTTCGTTCTTTGATTTCTAACGTTGCTAGGTGCATATATTGCAAATCGTGTCACTGATAAGCTGACTCAGCTGACAGACAATATTTGGTGCTGTCGCAGTGGTTCTGCTGCTGATACGCAAACTGTGGCTGATCTTCTAAAATACTATCTTTCCATGTATCGGTAAGTTACCCTTGAATGAACCGAATGACTGTAAATTAAGGCTGCTTTAGCTGGTTTATCCTTTAGAATAAACTATCGACTTACTCTCAAGTCCTTATGTTTACTAGATGATTACTAAAGCCTTTTTgcatgttttatttttcattttattgttgttaaaaaaattatctaaCGATTATGAAGTATTCAATTTGGCCATGACCCTAGTGTTCATACAGCTGCTACTTTAGCTTCTGAAATGTGttatcaaaacaaaaatatgcTTAGTGCAGGTTTAATTGTTGCTGGATATGATGAAAAAACTGGGGGAGATGTTTACAGTATTCCGTTAGGTGGTAGTTTGCATAAGCAACCTTTAGCTATTGGAGGAAGTGGTTCTGCTTTTATTTATGGATTTTGCGATGCTAACTTTCGCGAAAATATGACCCAAGAGGAGGctgttgaatttttaaagaacgCTGTTGCTTTAGCCATGGAACGCGATGGCAGCAGTGGTGGTACCATTCGAATGGtcattttaaataaagatggAATGGAGcgtaaattttttgccaTTGATACTGCTAACCCTATTCCCGTATTTACTCACTAAGTACTTCACgtttccttttattttacgTGACTATACTGATACCCAATGCTTATGCTAGACTTGACCTTATTAATGCCTGTCTCATTATTTGTAGCTTTTGGAGTGCAAGGTCATGAAGAAAAGTTACTTTTCTGGTCAGTGAGATAAGTCTTTGTGATGATTAAAAtagaaagattttttatagtTACAGTTAACTACCGAAGTGTAGTTATATTGTTGATAGTGAAAGAATATTATTGTTATGAGTCCTATGTAATTGTCATAAGAGTAAAAATGTTGTAAGATGCCTGCAAGcacatttaaaattttgattatcAGCTTCATACAAGAAAATTGTAATCAGCCatgtaaaatataaaattagtCCGAACACCGGTAGACCCTTctaaagaagaataaaatatgatgtgtctttttttgtttaaaattgaatgcAGAAATTATGTGAAAAGAACAAACTTTAACGGTAAGAATATACACGGTGAGATATGTATTAAGCTCTTCAACAGGTACACCGTAGTTACAGGTCAAGGAATGGAAGTGggacaaaaaaataatgaagcatgaaaacattaaagATAAACGCCCcccttcattttttattctacAACATAGTCATGAAAAGCCAGCAACTCTCCGAACGCTTTATGCCACTCGGCAGTCAAAATTTGGGGAAACTCCGTGTTGTCATATTCCCAAAATTTACCATGAGCAGCACGAAGATAGGGTAAGTCCTCTTCGGTGACCCAAACTCCATTATATGAAAAATCGAGCCTCGTCCAGGGAAACCAAccatatttattataagCAAGATTTAATAAACTTTGTTCCATCATTCTAGCATCGTCATACATATAAGGATAACGTGCTATCTTCTTAATCCTATGCATATGAAGACTACTGGGATGAACAAGCATCAGCCCGGCATTAAAAGTTTCAGATTCTTCTGGGGGCGTCGCATGTCCAGGGTTACGATCGTCACATGCGCCAAGAAGATATGGATAGAATTCTGAGCGAGGAGCACCATAGGCATCGAAATTGTCGCTAAACTGATAATCCTCTTCATCATCTGGCTTCTTAAAGATAGGAAAGCTAAACATATCGGGTTCTGCAGGAGATTCATAAACATAGGGAGTATCAAAAATGTCATCCATGTTTTTCAATACTAGGAGATCGCTATCCAGAATGCAGACCTTATCAAACTGTGTTTGCTCAAATACACTGAGTTTTGTGAACATGTATTGATAACGATAACTGCCCATGCCAATAGACAAACCACTTTCAATTAAGTCTTCAGTTTTAATTTGATCGACCATAATTATTTCGGCCCCATCAAGTCGCAATCGTTCAATTTTCCATTCATCAACCCCTTTCATAACAAGGACATGAACGGgatatttacttttcgTTTCAGGATGATGTTTCAGCTTGTATACTAGTACTCGAGTAGCATTGAAGTATACATCATGTTCTGAAGTAGGAAGGGTAAGTAAGCCCATAAATGTATacctttttaaatcatctACATTATCGTTATAATATGGGCCATGCTTATGAAGCCCAAATTCATAGGCTGCCGATGAAATTAGCGATCCAGGAAATGCGGGATCCCGATATATTTGGATCCCTAAAAGTAAACCCAAATTCAGCAAAAGAATTAGTGAAATCAAGACAAATTTTGAGCGAAGTAGAAGCCTGGTATGTAAGCGTAACCGCTTAAAGAAATTCATATTCtataaagcaaattttatcGCTTTCCGCAACTTCGTTTATAGCTATAAAATCCCCACcagaataataaaaaccCTAGGATTATAACTGACTATATCTCGTTAAGACTTGCTAGGtttaatacaataaatataatgtAGTTTGTATTATTGAGTTTGGTAGTGGCTGACTACAATTTAGGAGACTAAAGGTACGATGTAATGCGTACGAAGTATAGTTTTTCatgtaaaattttaagaTTATTTGAGTTTACAGTACTTGTTATTTGACATTAAaaggtttaaaaaatttatcaattacTTGCTATTGATATTTTCTATCCCATCTTCACTCTATCTAAAACCAAGCCTTCTttgatatatatatttaaaacaacttttaaatAGATTTGCTACctaaaacattttcaaatgtcTTATTGAAAtctaaaaatgaaaaacatgCTAAGGATACGTATGCTCACTAATTAgcaatttttatataaatcCGTTGGTTTTCCTTTggtcaaagaaaaagcatttaTAACATGTTTGcttacaattttaaaattgatgataGGACTAACACTTGATTCTTTACACTAAttaggaattttttaagaaggAGCAAAATTTCTTGAAACCATTGAACTTTCAGTGAGTTTTAAACATACGTGATCTAATTTGCATACAGAGAGGaagctatttttttgattatgGTTTACCTGTATCCAGAATCCCATCGATCGTGTATATGAATTTGAATAGTATAgtggttttaaaaaaggacGGAGGAAACacaaattattttagaATGACTGTAAAAATGAGATAGCCTTTCAACAGTACGTGTTGTCAGCAATacattaaatgaaaataactGCTTCTTAAAAGTCAAAAGCCgccttattttttacttgatCACGACATGAAAATTGCTTTCATCTGTTTAATATAAATCAGCATTACGTTGTTGGTCATGATACGTTTGCATTTCTTGAAACGCATCCCACCATAGCTTGGATGTGTCTTCATCATAACCTAGACTTCCTTCTGGTTGCCAATGTTTTCCATGAACTGCTTTTAGATATGGTAAGTCATTTTTTCTAGCCCAAAGTCCGTTAAAAGTCCAATCAAGTGACTCCCATGGAAAAGCACCTGCTGAATTGTATGCAAAATTTAGCAAACTTTGCTCCATCATGTTTGCATTATCATACAATTTTGGAAACCTTGCTAATGCCATTAACCTTTTATAATGTGCCTTCAATGGCTTAAAGACGAATAGACCAGCattaaaataatctttAAAAGGAGGAGGAGTTTCATGCCACATACCTGGATCGGACACAGCAGCGAAAACGTAGGGATAAAGATCGTCTCTTGTCAGCCCGTAAGCTGCAAACTCTTCTGTAAAGCGTCTCCAAAAAATGCTGCGCCTAGGCTTGTAGAATAGGGTGGGAGGAAACAGAACAGAATCCTTACTATAGGAGAGTTGGTGAACATCAAAAACTTTgtccatttttttaataggCAAAATATCACTATCAAGAAAACATATTCTATCATATTCGTACATTTCGAAAACTCTCAACTTGGTAAACATCATACTCCATCGGGAATCCAGTAGGGCAATGTCATTGACATCGTCAACCACTTCATGAGCATATAGTGGATCGACTACTTTAACAATAGCTCCGTCTTCCTGCAATTGATCAAGCTTCCACTGATCAATTCCCTTCATGGCTAGCACTACAACGGGATACTTGCTTTTCGTAGGTTTAAATTTGACAAGTCGGTGAACGAGAAGCCTAGTTGAATTATAATACCAATCCTGTTGCGTATTTTCTACTTCGTTTTCCCCATTAGCGGCGCGTACAGTAAGCATAGTTACAAATGCCATCTTAGAAGAGGGCGCCAACCCTGTCAGTGTGTAAACTGACCTTTGTATTTCTGGACTATGATTGTATAGCAAAACACATTGCCAACCTAATAAAATAATGCTCAAGGTAATCAGTAAACACAGTCCTAGTCGTTTGGGATGGCGAAAAGCACTAAAATATAAACGCATTTTAATGGCAATTGATTGccaaattataaaatgGTGGTGCTTTCGGAGAGAATTACTCTACATACTCCCTTAATGTTTGTTGGTGCATCATACACATTTTGCTTACTTTCAATACCAAAACAAACTCAACACcctgaaaaacaaataacaTAATTAAATCGACTTTATAACGTAAAAACAtcaaatgtttaaaaattaaacaagcTTACTATTTTAACTATAAGAAATGTTAAGATACATGACTCTgacttaaaattttctcttATTTAATAAGACGTTTAACCTAAACCAATTATAGTATAATACTAAATAGTTACCGACAAGCTAAGCTACTCAAACTATGTCGAAATGGGTGAATGACGAGATAAAGACAGTTGCTTCCACTGAGGGTTAACAGCCAGTGtgaaaaaaggataaaataACGGTGACTTGAAAAAAGGGCTATCGAACAACTGTTAGAAATTGTCCGGATTTTTTAGGTTATAACAATTGCTTAGGGAAGCAAATTAAGACGGGAAGCAATATCCACTTGAGTACGTAAGGTATTTGCGAGATAAACTACAACCAAAACATCTTGAAGAtgtgatgaaaaaattttttcaaaatcttgGCCTTCTACGCAAGGAATTAAACTAAAGCACTTCATCAAATATCTACCGACAGCAACATTAGCAGGCGAAGAACCATCAATTACGTTTTGCACATAATCGGAAACTCTTTCAATCATAGATAAAAGCTCCAAGGTTGATCTTCGAAGTTGCTGGAGATCTGTGAATAGGCTAGCAAGTCTAGATGGGTCATTCTTAGGAGCAGCTACAGCTTTCAAACCAGAACGGACTGCCTCGTCATCACGAATGGTAAAAGGGGTAGGGACGAATGCACAGCTGTCAGCAAGGCGCTCTGTAATACCTACTGGTGAAGAAACGTAAGTCTTGATGGCAAGGGGACTGCTAACATCTGTGTTGACAGTAAGGTGAACACAGGGATGAGGATACGTTCCTAGTGGAGCAGTTCCGGGTTCAGCAGGAGAAGcatataaattttgaatcaGTGCACTGAAAGCATCTAAATCAGGAGAAGTAGCATACCAACCAACGACAACTTCACGAGGGTTAGCCTTGAGGTGTAAATGGTACATCGCACGATGATATTCCATTTCAACTTCTACCTGCTCACTGCTCTCATTATGAGGAACTGCAAAACAACTTTTAATCTCAATTTCTCGGCCATCTTCAGAACGTGTTCCCAAAAGTGTACCGATAACACGTTGATTATTTTCACTTTTCCGGGTTGAATGGTCAAGGATAGAAAAAAGCACTGCTGGTTCAATGACAATGTTCAAAGGACTTGACCTGGAAGACGGTTTTGTGAGATGGAGTACGTGCTTAGTCCCCAAagccattttttaaaattttcacgTTGTTGGCTACTCTCAGGTAGGTAGATCTGGTATTGTTCCCCAAtcaataataattttactGTACTAGTTTACAGTCTCATAGAATTCGTTAAATTGAAGACACTATTTTTCGCCTAACTTCTAAGGTTTACCATTTAAGAAAGTGTATTTTCAGTTGCGTTGAataatctaaaaaatctCCTTAACAATGTCTCATTTGTACGTACAATAATGAGAAACtctttattcaaaattctATAACTATTTACATTTGTACATTCTCTGgttaaaaatcatttatatatatatacaatgttcaaaaaattcgGTTAGCAAAAAAGTGTAAACATAAAACCCAAAAAAGCagtttgctttttcttgaCTAATAATGAACAGTAATTTAACTCATATCAGCAAAAACAGAGCACTCACGAACATGAATACCATAGGAAGTAGGAACCTTCGTTTCTTCATAAGCACTTTCTAGCTGAGAACCTCCACTAGAAGAAGTAGTATCAAACATATCtggtttcaaaaacaatttgGTGAGACCAGGGTTATTAGAGGAATCAACCATGCGAATACGGAACTCGATAACTGGCTTTCTAATAGCAGCACTAGGACTAATCGCAAACTTGgctaaaattttaaatccaGACGAAGATATATTAATGTTCGAAAGATGTAGCTTAAGTTTACTAGTTTTCCTGCTAAATTCTCCGGCCGGAGAACTTTGACAGCTTTTTACAAGGACATTTTCCCCCAAGTAAACGATGATAACAAGTTTTTCAATATGAAGAGATGAGCCTAAGTTCCTCCACACAGGATTAGGCTTCACAAATGCAATCATACTACTACTGCTTTCATCATGCTTCCATTTCTGAACAACTGTCAATGGAATGCAACTAGCACCGTTAATACTATCAAGATGTAGATTAAAATCAGTGACTTTGATTGGTGAGAGAAGTAGCTCTGGTATTAAAGAAAGTGTGTTTTCTGAGGGTCCATATTTTACTGCATGGTCATTTAAATGAGTAAAAGACATAGGAAATTCAGACGCAACGCGAACACCCATTTCAGGAGGAGGGGTATTAAAATCCGAGGTATATTTCATGAATATATGACCGGAACAGGAAGGATGAAGAAGGCCATCTTCAGATAATTCACCAGAATACTTTTCGACGATTGAAGCAGAAAGCCCGGAAGAATTTGGGAACTCAGGGTGCCATGTTGCAGTCGAGTCTGGTCCCGATTGTAATGATAAAGTAGACAAATTGGGCAAGCTACCGAGGTTTGATTCCATATAGTCAGACGATGCTGTAGCATAACGATCCATTGTCCCAGCACGACGGGTCCTTCTTGATATAGTGGGATTCTTTCGTAAAGTATTTGCTACCCTTTCAATTGCAGCATTGCTATCCTCGTTTTCAGTAGGCGCAGGGGAAGCCACCGCTGATGTGGGAGACGTTGTTGTTGATCGTGATTGCATGTTGTTAAAGTTCCCACCAAAATCATTGCCATGCATCATGATAGGATTCGAATGTGATGCATTCTCTCTATCGATCGATGAAGGGGTATTTCTTGAGGCTTCAGAGTGCACAGAATTGGGTTTATTAAAGGGGGAAGCCTTGGAGGAAATCTTAGGCGTAACCGTTTCTGCTTGAACATTAGGCTGCACAGGTAGCGGAGCCTCCAAAAAGGATGAGCGAACATTGTTTGCACGAATAGTGGCATCGTTGTCCTCGCCCTCGTCGGAAGTTTCATTAAAGTTTTGATAAGACGAAGCGTTATTATTAGTAGAGGGATGATCCCGAATTTGTGAAGAATGATTGGAATCATAATGTCTTCGTTCGATTGAACTATCATCTATATTCGATGGGTGTTCTTCAGCAGACGAAATACTCGAAGCTTTGGAGttcttattaaaaaaagcagtTAATTTATTAGGGCGACCATTAGATTTATGCGAAGGCTTCTTATCCTTTTTAGGCATTATGGTTTTCCGACGAAACAACGTGGACATTTTGTTCTTCAATTTACCACCAGATTCATTTTCTCCATGACTCTTTTCCTCTTTAGATTTTCCATTGTTTATGTGAAAGCCCGATGACTTAGATGGTTTATTAGCAGATGCGGAAGACATAACTTTCGATGTGGAGTTCATGAATTGACGGATTTCACCTTCAATAGGTAGATCAGAATAAACTGCCAtagatttagaaaaaaattcttgcTGTTTAAGAGCCGTATCAGTTTCCAAACTTGCAATTGTCAGGTAAACTTGTTTCAATATAAGGAGGCGTTCCTCGTCAAcaatttgcaatttttcaaaCGCTAAAGGAGCATCGGAATCCCAGGTTGCACGAGAAGCAGTGAGATCATTCTGACTCTTAGTATCCGCATCACggccttttttttttaatcccTTCAGACCAGGTACAGAAGACGATGCCATCTCCTCTGCAACTGTTGATAACCGCTCTGCTAAACGTCTAAGCGTAGCCGTTTGTGGTGAAGAAGTATAATAATCTATCAAAGGTTTATAAACTTGCGAAGCTATTTGTCCAATGATTTGACTGTGATATCTTGAAATTTCAAGGGTTTCTCCCTCGAGCTGTTTCCAAGCATAATTAAAAGCAAACGatgaattgtttttttcttgcaTGTTCATTGCAAGCTTATGTAATTGATCTGAGTATTGCCGTTCAATATCCATTCGCTCACGAATCCACTGCGAAAGCATGTCGTTGTCTAGGCGAACTTGCTCTAGGCGCTGTCGAAAGATCGACATGCTGTCGTTTGGAGAGTAGTTTGACTATTTGTTAATAAGAAGGAAATAGCTAAAATAAAGCTTACCAAAAACGCATCTACATACTCCGTTTTCGTCAATGATTCCATGGCGTGGTGGTGGTTAGTGTAGGGGGAATGCGACTCGATACATGACACTTTATTCCAAAATTGCAAAACAAATTGTTTATGGAGGATGATTAGTATTGCTATTAGATGGCTGTTATGAAGAcataagaaaatatttttaataaggcaaaattttcatttctacATACATCAATATCGATGTTTCCGAAATAtgcataaataaattaatcgATTATTAACTAGTTAGCTGCTCAATACTATGGATTAGtctcaaaaatatttcaattgaaaagtGACCCAATATACCAACACATATTCGAACCGCTTAACgatttctcaaaaaacacaagtttttgaataaaaacatatagGTAGTGAAATCTATTGAAAcgttcaatttttttaagcctTCAACATACGCTAATTTCAAATCTGAGTTCTCACTACTATTATCGCACCTTTTTCTATTCTTTCGAAAACATACGTTTGAGCAGAGAAAAAGTCAGTAACAACTTCCAtagtataaaaaagaaggagatatgttcaaaaatcaacaaaaaatatgaataaTTGTTCGTAAACCCATATTGTTACCATAGATGAATTTTACTAACTAGTGCTTATAAACGAAAGTTTTCTTTCGCTACTTAAGGTAAGTAAGCAGAAAACATTGAGAATGGCTTTaattcaattaaatttaaaaatgaagagaGACCAAGATCAGAAATCCTAACACATGTTAGACTATTAAGGCACTTTATCTGAAGTGAAGTCTAATAAAATGTAAGCAACGAAAGTCAGTTGATTGATACCAACATTCCACTCGCATACAGTACGAATTCTCTAAATAACTCcagtttatttttattacgaCAATGAAACCATAATGCCATGGTTTAAGTGGTCAATATGTTAACCGTGTAACAATGAAAGTACATCGTAACGTGTTAGCATCAATAATCCGGTTTTTTCGgtttgtttataaatttacCGATGCGCTAAAATATCTAATTTGTAgtttaccaaaaaattttacgTGTGTTATTGTATATAACGCGCTGTAAAATAAGTAATGAAGCTTCACAGCTATGCACATTGTAACGCATTTCACCGGACTTTAGCAAATTACAGTCTaaggaaattttcttttcatacAGAACCAAATAGGTCTGTGGGCGGATTGCATGTGCCGGTTGTatacaaaagcaaaatagTACAATGAATATTGCACAGCCAGTCTCTTCGGAGATTAAAAGTGTGAAGTTTGGGATTTACGATGTTGACGATGTCGAAAAAATATCCGTCAAACAAATCGTAAATCCCGTTTTGCTTGACAATTTAAATCACCCTACTAACGGCGGATTATATGACCTTGCTTTGGGTCCatatctaaaaaattctgTTTGCGCTACATGTCATTTGGATGAAAGATACTGCCCTGGTCATTTTGGTCATATAGTACTTCCTATTCCTGCATATCACcctctatttttttctcaaatgTACAATTTATTACGTTCAACTTGCTTGTACTGCCATCATTTCAAGCTTTCAAAAGTCAAGGttcatcttttcttttgtagACTCAAGTTGCTTGATTATGGTCTTTTAAATGAGTCAGAGATGGTGGAGAATGTCAGTCTTACTGAGGCAATCATAAAGAATTCTAACGGCACTCCACTTGAAGATGGAAGTGACAGCGAGGACAGTGGTCTTGGACACGATGATATTGCTAAAGATGCTGCAACACTTATGCGCATTCGCGATGAATTCGTTGCTAAGTCTATTGCTGACTCACGCCAGAACGCTCATATCGATGCTCAGTTGACTACACTTCTTTTACACGAGAGGAAAAAAGTTGTGCGTGCCTTCTACCATGCCATTTCATCTCGCAAACAATGTGATAATTGCCAGTCTTTTTCCCCTAACTTTAGGAAAGAAGGCTTTGCTAAAATATTCGAGATTCCATTGAGTGGAAAAAATCTCCAATTTATGGAGCAAACCGGAAAAATTCGTTCTGACGTTCTTCGTGATACTAGTAAAAAGCATCATGAAGATGAGGGATATGATGGAGATTCTGATTCGAGTAATGAAAGTGAAGTAGAAGGAATAGATCTCTTTGAAGAAGATCCTAAtcctttgaaaaataaatcaaaatctCCAATTGCTCATGGAGCCAAATATATGACTTCTACTGAAGTCCGTAACCATCTTCGCCGtctttttgtaaaagaaaatgttgtCCTTTCTCGTCTTTATGCTCATAAACGCGGAAAACCTGCCTCTGCTGATATGTTTTTCCTCCAAAATATTGCTGTTCCTCCTACTCGCTTCCGTCCAGCTTCCAAAATGGGCGATGAAGTACATGAAAATATCCAAAATGAACTTCTGACCAGAATTTTACAATCCTCAATACAAATTGCTTCTCTCTCTAAAGACTCTACAGTTGAAGTAAATCCTGATGAGAAAGAAGGCTTGGAGCGTCGTTCTCGTGCTTTTGAACTGTTGATTAACGCTTTTGTTCAACTACAACACGATGTAAACAGCCTGATTGATAGTAATAGGAATCCTAGTTCTGGAGGACAGAGTAGAACAGTACCCCCGGGTATTAAgcaaattttggaaaagaaggagGGTCTTTTCCGTAAGCATATGATGGGTAAACGTGTGAATTATGCAGCTAGATCTGTCATTTCACCTGACCCGAACATTGAAACTAATGAAATCGGTGTTCCGCCAGTCTTTGCTACTAAACTCACATACCCAGAACCAGTAACTCTTTACAACTTTAACGAGATGAGAAATGCGGTTATTAATGGTCCCCATAAATGGCCTGGTGCTAGTCATATTCAAAACGAAGACGGCactttaatttctttaatgcCTTTAACAATTGAACAACGCACTGCTTTAGCCAACCAGCTTCTTACACCTCAAAGCAATTTAATATCTTCCCCATATTCTTATTCTCGCTTAATAAATACTAACAAAAAGGTTTATCGTCATGTCAGAAATGGAGACATGTTGATATTGAACCGTCAACCCACCCTTCATAAGCCTTCGATGATGGCTCATAAAGCTCGTATTCTTCCAGGTGAGAAGACGATTAGAATGCATTACGCAAATTGCAACTCTTACAATGCTGATTTCGATGGCGACGAAATGAACATGCATTTTCCACAAAGTACCAATGCGCGTTCTGAGGCTCAATTTATTGCAAACACAGACTCTCAATATTTGGTGCCTACCTCTGGTGATCCTTTGCGCGGTCTTATTCAAGACCATGTCGTAATGGGTGTTTGGCTTACCTGTAAAGATACATTTTATACTCGAGATGAATATCAGCAACTTCTATTTCAGGCTTTAAAGCCTGATGAAACCGGTATGTATGGGCGTATCAAAACTCTTCCTCCTGCCATACAACGTCCGGGTATATACTGGACaggtaaacaaataatatcTTCTGTTTTGCTCAACCTAAAACCCAGTGATCGTCCTGGTCTTAATCttaaaagcaaagcaaAGGTTCCAGGAAAATACTGGTCACCTGACTCAGAGGAGGGATCAGTATTATTTGATGATGGTGAACTTTTATGCGGTATTCTTGATAAGTCCTCTTTTGGTGCCTCGGCTTTTGGCTTAGTTCACTCAGTTCATGAATTGTACGGTCCTGACATCGCTGGTCGCTTGCTTTCTGTTTTAAGTCGTCTATTCACTGCGTATGCTCAAATGCGGGGCTTTACTTGCCGTATGGATGATTTGAGACTTGATGAGCAAGGTGATAATTGGAGAAGACAACTATTGGAAAACGGAAAATCCTTTGGACTTGAAGCTGCCAGTGAATATGTTGGCCTTTCAACAGATTCGCCAATTGCGCTTTTGAACGCTAACCTTGAGGAAGTTTACAGAGATGATGAGAAGTTACAAGGTTTAGATGCTGCTATGAAAGGTAAAATGAACGGGCTTACTTCCTCAATTATCAACAAATGTATCCCT
This region of Schizosaccharomyces pombe strain 972h- genome assembly, chromosome: II genomic DNA includes:
- the syp1 gene encoding cytoskeletal protein Syp1 translates to MESLTKTEYVDAFLSNYSPNDSMSIFRQRLEQVRLDNDMLSQWIRERMDIERQYSDQLHKLAMNMQEKNNSSFAFNYAWKQLEGETLEISRYHSQIIGQIASQVYKPLIDYYTSSPQTATLRRLAERLSTVAEEMASSSVPGLKGLKKKGRDADTKSQNDLTASRATWDSDAPLAFEKLQIVDEERLLILKQVYLTIASLETDTALKQQEFFSKSMAVYSDLPIEGEIRQFMNSTSKVMSSASANKPSKSSGFHINNGKSKEEKSHGENESGGKLKNKMSTLFRRKTIMPKKDKKPSHKSNGRPNKLTAFFNKNSKASSISSAEEHPSNIDDSSIERRHYDSNHSSQIRDHPSTNNNASSYQNFNETSDEGEDNDATIRANNVRSSFLEAPLPVQPNVQAETVTPKISSKASPFNKPNSVHSEASRNTPSSIDRENASHSNPIMMHGNDFGGNFNNMQSRSTTTSPTSAVASPAPTENEDSNAAIERVANTLRKNPTISRRTRRAGTMDRYATASSDYMESNLGSLPNLSTLSLQSGPDSTATWHPEFPNSSGLSASIVEKYSGELSEDGLLHPSCSGHIFMKYTSDFNTPPPEMGVRVASEFPMSFTHLNDHAVKYGPSENTLSLIPELLLSPIKVTDFNLHLDSINGASCIPLTVVQKWKHDESSSSMIAFVKPNPVWRNLGSSLHIEKLVIIVYLGENVLVKSCQSSPAGEFSRKTSKLKLHLSNINISSSGFKILAKFAISPSAAIRKPVIEFRIRMVDSSNNPGLTKLFLKPDMFDTTSSSGGSQLESAYEETKVPTSYGIHVRECSVFADMS